Proteins encoded together in one Bradyrhizobium sp. CB82 window:
- a CDS encoding dienelactone hydrolase: MTWVDAELRPLDLDQIPRCIAVHMRALFLLLAFLAAGTSAQADPQRFRAGITRIAVQDIVPFDTLIVYPIDATEFPFQEGPFSIAATRDAPIAAGPRFPVVLFSHGGGGTIKAGGSSLPYAALLTSMAREGFIVVAPFHPGSKRPREALEDRPRQIHGALDAMLADPRFGVHADPNRLGMMGFSYGGAVTLIVAGASPSLAHLAAYCRDRGNDPKACDGVPTDGSLANAVGKRSPDALTVNALVLLEPFGALFDRDGLASVGMPTLLYRAESSDLQADGNIVALAAALPHPPRQETVPGGHFIFFGPCSHALETEAPAACKDAPGVDRAAVHRRIETEIGDFLHRHL, encoded by the coding sequence ATGACGTGGGTCGATGCAGAACTTCGACCGCTGGACCTCGATCAGATACCCAGGTGCATTGCGGTGCATATGCGTGCCTTGTTTCTCCTGCTCGCATTTCTGGCCGCAGGCACATCCGCACAAGCCGATCCACAGCGATTTCGTGCAGGCATCACGCGCATCGCGGTGCAGGATATCGTCCCGTTCGATACATTGATTGTTTATCCGATAGACGCAACCGAATTTCCCTTTCAGGAAGGGCCATTCTCAATTGCCGCGACCCGCGATGCGCCCATCGCCGCCGGGCCGCGCTTTCCAGTTGTTCTTTTCTCGCATGGCGGAGGGGGAACGATCAAAGCGGGAGGCAGTTCGCTCCCTTATGCGGCTCTTCTCACGTCAATGGCGCGCGAAGGTTTTATCGTGGTCGCGCCGTTTCATCCTGGATCGAAACGTCCTCGGGAAGCTCTCGAAGATCGACCACGCCAGATTCACGGAGCGCTCGATGCCATGTTGGCCGATCCACGCTTCGGGGTGCATGCCGATCCTAACCGCCTTGGCATGATGGGATTTTCTTACGGTGGGGCCGTCACGCTGATCGTGGCGGGGGCATCTCCCAGCCTGGCTCATCTCGCGGCCTATTGCCGAGACCGTGGCAACGATCCGAAGGCTTGCGACGGCGTGCCGACCGATGGCTCCTTGGCCAACGCGGTCGGCAAGAGATCGCCAGATGCGCTCACCGTAAACGCCCTCGTACTCTTGGAGCCGTTCGGCGCCTTGTTCGATCGCGACGGACTGGCGTCGGTCGGCATGCCGACGCTACTCTATCGTGCGGAAAGCAGCGATCTCCAGGCTGATGGTAACATCGTCGCTCTCGCGGCGGCATTACCCCATCCGCCGCGGCAAGAGACGGTACCGGGCGGCCATTTCATATTCTTCGGCCCGTGCTCTCACGCGCTCGAGACCGAAGCGCCCGCGGCCTGCAAGGATGCTCCCGGCGTCGACCGGGCGGCGGTCCATCGGCGGATCGAGACTGAGATTGGAGACTTCCTGCACCGGCATCTATAG